A stretch of DNA from Synechococcus sp. PROS-9-1:
CACGAGTTGTTGTCTATCAAGTCGTCCTAAATCACCCTTTCCATCGTGGCGCCAGCGCAGAAACCCTTCGAGCTCACGGCCTTTGAGGACCTGGCGCCCTGGTTGAAGATCGATCAGTAATCCTTGGCTTTTGTCTTGGTAGTAGAGGCGTTTTGGTACATCAACCTCTAGACCTCCAAGTAAATCACTAATAGTACGAATTCCTTTTAGATTAACCAATATATGATGATTGATCGGACGCCCCATGAGCCGTGTTAGTTCTGTTTTAACAGCATCTGGACCGCCTCTGGCATGGAGTGCATTGGCCTTCATGGGCCCAAAGCTGCGCGAATCGATATAGCTGTCTCTTGGGACTTGAATGATAGAAGTTTCGCCGTTTTCAATGCTCAGGATGAAAATAGTGTCTGTATTACCGCCTCCAGCATCCATTCCGAGAACCACGATATTCTCATCATCAAAGATCGACCAGCCTTTAAATGGGTTGCTGATTGAGGTCAGCGTGGGGAGCTCTGTTGATGGAATGAGAGATCGGCTGAGAGGTATCGACAGCAGCAATCCACCAAAGAGTCCAAGCACTGCTGCTGTGAGCAGGGATTTTTTATTTGGATTCCTTTGGACGTTCATCTACAAATCTTAGTTCTGTTCCTGCAACTGTTGGATTGTGTTGATGTTTGTGTGGTGAGAACCATGATTAGGTGAG
This window harbors:
- a CDS encoding LCP family protein; this encodes MNVQRNPNKKSLLTAAVLGLFGGLLLSIPLSRSLIPSTELPTLTSISNPFKGWSIFDDENIVVLGMDAGGGNTDTIFILSIENGETSIIQVPRDSYIDSRSFGPMKANALHARGGPDAVKTELTRLMGRPINHHILVNLKGIRTISDLLGGLEVDVPKRLYYQDKSQGLLIDLQPGRQVLKGRELEGFLRWRHDGKGDLGRLDRQQLVLKSLFNKLIQPQHLIRLPALLTAAGRNLETDLGPMELGKLITTMGTTDLQTDRLKARPFYKNGVSYLDTQWPAQKTTKGVDASESSSKRFKILF